Part of the Sphingobium lignivorans genome is shown below.
TGGAAGCGGCTTCGCGCGCTCGGGCGTCGGCGCGACGCTGCCTTCCGCTACGGCCATCGGCCCCACCACGAATGCCATCAGATAGGTCGGCAGCGGCAGAGTGGGGGCGAAGCTGTGCTTCACCAGCGCGCCGGCTTTCTCTTCGCCGGTCTGCGGTGCATTGGTGAGCGCGGTCTGGCCGGCCGGGGTGGTCAGGCTGACCGTGAAGGGCGTCTTGTGGCCCGGTTCGTCGAAACCGGGGAAAGCGGCGCGGGCATCGATCGACTGGAACTGGGTCCAGGCATACCATTTGTCGGCCACCTTGACGCGATACAGGCCGGACGGGCTCGCCCCGAACGGTGCGTCATAATCGAAGACCAGCGTCGCTTTGCCTGCAGGAAGCGGACGAGCGAAATCCAGCCGGGCCACGCCCAGTGAATCGACCTCGGCATAGCTGGCGGTGATCGTCTGCCCGCCGACCCGGGCTGTCGCCTTGTGCATCGCGAGATCACGGCCATGGATGAACAGCGACTGGGAGGCTTCCTTCACATCGATGTCGATCTCGACATGACCGGAAAAGCGCTCCCGCTCCGGCACGATTGTGAGATCGATACGATAGGCGGAGGGCGCCGCCACGGTGGGCAGCAGCCCCTGCGGGACGGACGGCGAACTGGCTTGCTGGGCGGGCTGCGCAATCAGCGGCGCGGCAGTGGCCAGCAGGACCGGAGCGAAGAACTGACGGAAAAAGCGCATGGCCCTGATCCTCCCGATGAATGATGCCCTTAATGCCGGAAATGACGCATGCCGGTAAAGACCATGGCGAGCCCAGCCTTGTCCGCAGCGGCGATCACGTCCGCGTCCCCCAGCGATCCGCCGGGCTGGATCACCGCAGTAGCCCCGGCCTCGGCAGCGGCGAGCAGACCGTCCGGGAAGGGAAAGAAGGCGTCGGACGCAACAGCCGAGCCGGCCGTGCGCGGCTGCGCCCAGCCCGCGATCTCGGCGGCCTCGCGCGCGCGGATCGCGGCAATCCGGGAGGAATCCCGGCGGTTCATCTGCCCCGCGCCAATGCCGGCGGTCACGCCGTCCCGGGCATAGACAATGGCATTGGACTTGACGTGCTTGGCCACGGTCCAGGCGAAGAGGCAATCCTCCAGCTCGCGCTCCGTGGGCGCGCGCTTCGTCACCACCTGCAGCGACTCGCGCGTCACATGGCCATTGTCGCGGCTCTGCACCAGCACACCGCCCGCGATGCTCCGCAGCGTCATGCCCGTCCGTGCCGGGTCGGGCAGCGGGCCGGTGAGGATGAGCCGCAGGTTCTTCTTTGTCGCGAAGGTTGCCTTCGCGACATCATCGGCATCGGGTGCACACACGACTTCCGTGAAGATCTCGGTGATCGCTTCCGCCGTTGCCCCGTCGAGCGGGCGGTTGACCGCGATGATGCCCCCGAAGGCGGACACGGTATCGCACTGGAAAGCCGCCCGATAGGCTTCCGCCAGCGTCTCCCCCGTCGCAACCCCACAGGGATTGCCGTGCTTGACGATCACGACCGTGGGCGGGCCGTCGCGAAACTCGCTGATGAGTTCCAGGGCAGCATCGGCATCGTTGAGATTGTTGTAGGAAAGCGCCTTGCCCTGCACTTGCCGGTGATCGGCCAGCGTCCCGCCCGGCGCGAATGCGGGCAGATAGAGCGCGGCCTGCTGATGCGGATTTTCCCCGTAGCGAAGCGACTGGCCGAGCCGCAGCGGCACGGACAGGCGCGGCGGGAACATCTCGCCCTGATCGGCGAGCGCGAACCAGCTTGCGATCATGGCATCATATTCGGCTGTCGCGGCATAGGCCTTGGCAGCGCAGAGCCGGCGGAAATCATAGCTGGTCGCGCCGCCCTGCGCGTCCATCTCGGCCACCAGCCGCGCATAGTCGGCCGGATCGGTGACGATCGTCACGCTGGCGTGGTTCTTCGCGGCCCGAGCGGACCATGGAAGGACCGCCGATATCGATATTCTCGATAATCTCGTCCCGGTCCGCGCCTTTCGCGACGGTCTGCGCGAAGGGATAGAGATTGACGACCACCAGATCGATCGCCCCGATCCCGTGCTCCTCCATGGAGGCGAGATGCCCGGGATCATCCCGCACGGCGAGCAACCCGCCATGCACGACCGGGTGCAGCGTCTTGACGCGGCCGTCCATCATCTCGGGAAAGCCGGTGAGATCGGAGATATCACGAACTTCGAGGCCTGCTTCGCGCAGCGCCTTCGCGGTGCCTCCGGTCGAGACGAGCTCCACGCCATGACCGGCGAGCGCCTTTCCCAGATCGGAAAGCCCGGTTTTGTCGGACACTGAAAGCAGTGCCCGGCGGATCGTCACATCCCGCATCATTTCCTGTCCTTATCCAGATTTCCTGAGCAGCCAGCCAATGCTCATGCCGCCCGCTCCGGCGACGGCGTTGACCACCAGTTGCTGCGTGGGATGGGGTCGGCCATCGCCGTCCACCCACAGACTGTCTTCCACGGCCAGTTCGCCCGCGCCCACGCGGAACTGCCAGAGTGCGCCATTGGGCAGGCGCAGCAGCGCGCCCTGCCGGTCCGCCGTCAAGGTGGGCTCCACGTCCGTGCCGAGATGGAAGCGGATCGCCAGCGGGCATTCCGCGATCTTGCGTTTCCTCTCGACCGGCAGGAGCACGTCCTCGCCGCGCAGTTCCCGGCCATCGCCGCTGAGCATGAGAATGCGCCGGCAGGTGAAGCCGAGACGGCGCGCATAGCCGTCATGCCCCACGTCCAGCCGGCTGCCCTGCTCGAGTTCGTGGCGCTCCAGCTCCACTTCCACCACGCCCTTGCCCAGCGTGCCGTCCGGCAGAATCGCCGTGGAGTTGCTGTCGTCCAGAACCAGGGTGCTGTGCGCGGCGGTGGTGCGAAGGCCCTGCGCCAGATCCGCAGGCAAGGTCGTACCTGCCATCACGGCGCCGCCGCAATTGACGATGATGCGCGTAGGCCCGTCGGAAAGCTCGAATGCGCCCGTGGATGCGCAGCCGTTGCGCGCCAGCCGGGCAACCGGCGGCGGTGCCGCGTCCACCTGGACGACCGCCTGCCCGGCGGCGAGGCGCTGATAACCCCAGTCGCGCGCCTGACGCAGCGGTCGCGTCCGAATGCCCGAGGCCGCCACAATCGTGGTGATCCGCGACGGGTCGATCGGCACGCCACCTTGCCAGCATCCCGGCGCGCCGTCTCCGTGCAGGATGCCGAGCAGCGCGGCCACGACGCGCTCCAGCGTCTGGTTCACGAAGGCCGGCATATCCTCGCGGCGGACATCATAGACGGCGCGAAGCATGGAGAGCAGCGTGATCGCCTCGATCTGCTCCATCGGCGAGCGCGAGATGATGCCGCCGTCGGCGTAGAAGGCGCCTTCCAGCGCCCGCTTGAGCCCTGCCTCGCCAAAGACGCGGCGCGGCTCGCCGCCCGGCAGCAGCAGACTGGCCGCAACGATGCCCGTCCAGGCGGTGACGCGGGGTAGCCCCATCGGTGCCTTGTCGGCGCCCCGATCGAGATGGCGAGCGGTACGGGCAATGCCATTGAGGACCAGGCTACGATAAACGAGATCACCGCTCGACAGGATCAGGGGCGAATAAGCGGTCCAGTGGAGAATCCGCCAGGCGGCATTGTCCACGCGCCAGGCCGGTTCGCTCGGGGTCGCGGCGTGCGCGTCGAGCCAGGCGCGCATCTGCGCCTCCGCCACCGGGACGGCATTGTCCCGGCTGGTTGCGGCAGCGAGATCGCGCAGCCAGCGGAAGCTGTGCAGATAATCGACGAATGCCTCCGGCTGGTCGATCTTCCGCCAGTCGAGCGCCGCAACCGG
Proteins encoded:
- a CDS encoding heparinase II/III family protein, with the translated sequence MSARPRPAPVPEPPEEDGIEQGKRLIRLSDDRSVSLAQRLANHFYRMTWATPFHSMRLKGKYPLKLLAVPDDVIPGDARAGKALRAGYFLFRGIKQPVAALDWRKIDQPEAFVDYLHSFRWLRDLAAATSRDNAVPVAEAQMRAWLDAHAATPSEPAWRVDNAAWRILHWTAYSPLILSSGDLVYRSLVLNGIARTARHLDRGADKAPMGLPRVTAWTGIVAASLLLPGGEPRRVFGEAGLKRALEGAFYADGGIISRSPMEQIEAITLLSMLRAVYDVRREDMPAFVNQTLERVVAALLGILHGDGAPGCWQGGVPIDPSRITTIVAASGIRTRPLRQARDWGYQRLAAGQAVVQVDAAPPPVARLARNGCASTGAFELSDGPTRIIVNCGGAVMAGTTLPADLAQGLRTTAAHSTLVLDDSNSTAILPDGTLGKGVVEVELERHELEQGSRLDVGHDGYARRLGFTCRRILMLSGDGRELRGEDVLLPVERKRKIAECPLAIRFHLGTDVEPTLTADRQGALLRLPNGALWQFRVGAGELAVEDSLWVDGDGRPHPTQQLVVNAVAGAGGMSIGWLLRKSG